Part of the Drosophila santomea strain STO CAGO 1482 chromosome 2L, Prin_Dsan_1.1, whole genome shotgun sequence genome is shown below.
CCAGCGGGACAATTGTCCGAGGTTGCCCAACTCGGGCCAGGAGGACGCCGATCTGGATGGATATGGCGATGGGTGTGACGACGACGCCGACGGTGACAATGTCCAGAACAGCCAGGACAACTGCTGGCTCGCCTACAACACCGAGCAGCTGGACTCGGATGGGGACAAAGTGGGCGATGTGTGTGACAACTGCGTGCTCAAGTACAATCCCAGGCAGCTGGATACGGACGAGGATGGACTGGGGGACGAGTGCGATGGGGATATCGACAACGACTCCATACCAAACGAGTTGGACAACTGCCCGCTGCTGCCGAATCCTAATCAGTCGGATGTGGACAACGACGGTGTGGGCGATGGCTGCGACAACTGTCCAAATCTCCCTAATCCCGACCAGAAGGATCGCGACATGGACTTTGTGGGCGATGCCTGTCACAGGGACATCGACGGGGATGACGATGGAGTTCCAAACTCACTGGACAACTGCCCAATGGTCAGCAACTCGAACCAGCTTGATACTGACGGCGATGGAACGGGCGACGAGTGCGATGATGACATGGACGGCGACGGCATACCCAACTACAAGGACAACTGTCCGCTGGCCAAGAACCCCAAGCAGGAGGACTACAATCGCAATGGCAAGGGTGACTCTTGCGAGGATGACGAAGACGTGGATGGGGTGCCAAATGCCATGGACAACTGTCCGAACAACTCGATGATTCATCACACGGACTTCCGCACTCTCCAAACCATTCCCCTGGATCCCAAGGGTCTATCCCAAGCGGATCCCAACTGGGTGGTGCACGCAAATGGCACCGAGATTGTCCAGACGCTCAACTCGGATCCGGGTCTAGCAGTGGGCAAAGACGCCTTCGGAGGCGTCGACTTCGACGGCACCTTCTACATCAACGATGACACGGACGACGACTACGCCGGCTTTGTGTTCAGCTACCAGAGCAGCTACAAGTACTACGTGGTTCAGTGGAAGAAGGGCACCCAAACCTACTGGGAGCCACGACCATTCACCGCCTCCGCGGCGCCGGGCATCCAGATCAAGTTGGTCAACAGCACCGAGGGTCCGGGGCCAATGATGAGGAACAGCCTGTGGCACGAGGGAAACACCGACGGTGAGGCCAGGCTGCTGTGGAAGGATCCAAAGAACATTGCCTGGAAGGAAAGGACCTCCTACCGCTGGTCCCTGGTGCATCGACCGGCCATCGGCCTCATCCGCCTGCAGTGAGTGATGGCACCATGACACAGGGTTGTTCCCATGTCTTCAATCTCCTTTTTTGCCAACAGAATGCACGAGGGCAACCGCCTGATCTTCGACTCGGGCAACGTGTTCGACTCCACGTTGAAGGGCGGTCGACTGGGCGTGTTCTGCTTTTCGCAGAGGATGATTATATGGTCCAACCTGCAGTACAAGTGCAATAGTAAGAGAGTCGCAGCAAACGGGGTCCTTCAACTCAACTAAACCTCTTTCTATACTTTTCCATGCAGATCGTGTGAAGCCCCTGATCTACAATGATCTGTCCGACTATCTCAAGACGAAGGTGGAGTTGCAGGACTGAAGGGAAACCCACAACCCCACAGCCATAAAGCCTTTTCTGCCATCAATTTTAACCAAATTACGTATTAATGCTACCACTTAGTTAATAAATGAGTTGCCAACCCAGTTGGCCATTGGAGTCGCGTTTTCCAACACAAAAATCAGCCAAATCAAGTTGGCCCTGCCCCAAATGAAACCAGGAGACGTCGTCTGTCAGCCCAGTTAGTTGAACTGCCACAGTTAGGCGAGCACACTTACGCTAGGGAACGTTTTGATCACCGAAATAAGGAAAAGCCGTACTGAAAACTTTATTCTTATTTTACACGGAAGTCGAACTAGTTAACCGGGTTAAATTCAGTCAGTCTTGCTTAAATTTGTGAAGGGTAAGTTGGAGCACAGTGTTGTTACCATATCGTGTACCAATTGCTGACCTAGCCCATCCTAAGGCTCCACCAAATAGAAACGATGGCCAGCTATTACATGCAGCCAACTCCTTCCCAGGAAGAGTTAAAGAGGACTGAGAGCAACAAGAATGAGAAGAATTCCGAAGAAAGTCGACCAATGCATGAAGATAGTGATGCGGCTGTCGCTTCCTCGTCGGAGAGCGAGCTGCGGCCTTCTCGCAGTTCGGTGACCAAGGCCACTAGGATTCCGGTTCCACTTTTCTTGGGTCCCACGGCCAATAGCCGGATCTACAGATCCGTGATGGTCCAGCGCAAGAGCCGCACCTCATTGGCAAACCAGCAAATGGCCGACGATTCCGGCATCAATTTGGACTGCTCGATGACCGAGGTGCACACTCCGCTTTCGACCAGACCCAGTCCAATGGAGCAGACAATGCTCGACAGGATTCCGGCCACCAGCAGCGAGATGGAGCTCCAACTGGAAGAGGAGCAGACCCTCAGAGAACTTCAACGTGTCGTCGCCGAAATGGAGGCCGATGTGGCCCTTCATGATATGGATATGCAAGATCTACAGCCCGGTGATGACGAACAGGATACACAGGTCCCAAATGAAGCCTCCAGTGTTGGGAATGGTGCCGATAGTTTTGACGTAGATATGGAACAGCTaaccgaaacagaaactcTGCAGAAAACCTTTCCTGGCGAACCTGAAAATCGTCTAGTCTATGAAGAACTCCCGGCAGAGAATATACAGATGGTTCAGGAAGAAATTGCGCAGAAAGAGGAATTTTCAGAAATTAAGGAAACTGCCGTGGAAATGGAATCTGTAAAGGAATACGAACTTTTCGAACAGTTGGCCGAAGAGCCAGTAGAAGAATGCACAGAGATCGTTCAACAGACCCCGCAGGAAGCTGTTGGCGGAGAATCCGATAAATCTGTACCCGAATCGGTAATGGAGGAACTCGAAATGGTCATTGGTGGAAGTTGCGAGTCCGAACAGGACAGGCTTATCCGGGAACAATTCGAAAAAGGTCCTGAAACAATGGGTCTCAAGTTTCATCAACCGGCAGATGAGATTGTGTGCATTGATACGGAACCGGAGCTGGTCGCCAATCTCTCGAGGGATGGGTCGGTGGAAAGCAGCCAGGGATTGGTTACTTTGGAAGAACTGTTTGATCCGGAGCACAACGTGGAGCTACTGCGTCAACTTCTGCAGACCATGGCAGAAGATAACAGCGAAGCTGATACAGCCCCAGACATGACAGAAAGTGAGCAAACGGAAGAAAAGGAGACGGAAATGGAGGCGTATGTGGAAACCACCGAGATCGATGAGGAAATGGATCCGGACCTAAAGCAAACTGGCAAACCCTTAAGTATCTTGCGGCGTCTGATGAACCACAGAATCCTAAAGTTTAGCTATCCCATATTATTCTGCAGCTTGGCTTTTAGTTTGATCTACATATCGCGCAAGGAGTAGAAGTTAAATTAtcttaaaatgcaaattggaTTATATGTACGTGCGGAAGCATATATTTGACTACGCAATATATGCACATACTTCAAAATCGCCCGACGCATTGGCAGAAGGTTGCCTAAAATATctattttccaaataaatatgcaCTATAACCAGTCTGCACTGtttgtaatttgtataatttgtatatttcaattaaagcgCCATTTACTTAACCGTCTTTTGGAAACGAGCGCTAGGTGGCGTGTTTGGCAGTTCAGACATGGAAACGGTTATCGATAACCGGTAATAGACGGCCTAACgtattttcaaatatgttACAGAAAGTCATTGAAATGTCCAAATCATAGCATGGATTTCTTAGTATTAGTTAGTAGTTAGTTTagtaaaaattaatattactGAAGATTGTATTCCACAAATTTAGGTAATTGGGTTCCACACAGAACCGCTCCTGTTCAAAGGCAGTATTTTTCCGTTGCTCGCGTGCGGTCACACCGCAGTCGCATACGGTTGTTTCCATATGAAcaaactgttttttttaagCGGAGTGCGGTGCTGAGAAATTCGTAAAGCTCCTTTTTGAAACCTTGTATTTTATGTAACGGCCGTGCGGTGCATCCAATATCCAAGCGGAAGGAGGTCCACACACTCCCCCGGCGCCGCCTGAGCGTGGTCGTCCTGCTCCGCACTTTAAGCACCGCCACCCCCACCATCGCCCTCAACCCGTGAAACATTACGCGAAAATCGATTTCGATTGCAGGCGCAGGAAGAAACAGCAGAAAGTATGTCTCACGGCGATGTGGACCCAGAGTTAGAGATGACATCGCCCCACTGGATGCATAGGGAAGCTGAAAGTTGCCCAAGGATGCACACAATCTGGAGGCTAGAGCGCTGGCGGAGCAGCATGCTTCTCCTAGTCGGACTGGCCTTGTGCGTCCTTCGGGCCCCTGGATGCAGTGCCACGGACACGGACATTGCGCTGGACGCCAAGGCCACGCTCAATCACCGGATCCAGAGCCTGGATCTGCTGGTCTTCGTGTTCCTACTGGCACTCACAGTGCTCACTATTTGGCTGTTCAAACATCATCGCGTCTCCTGGCTCCACGAGACCGGATTGGCCGTCATCTACGGTACGTTGGTATCACAGGGAGCTTTCCCTTACGTTGATTCACCATTTAGCAATGTTTTCTTGAGCTCGAAACACTTGATTATCGGTCACCTGGCCGTTTGTGGCCCCTGCCACTTTCATTGCCACCTCTTTGTTGTCACCATTTTCGAATTACGCCTTTGGACACGCCAGCCGTGACATTACGTGCGAGCATATGGGAGGCAGTCAAAGCCACCCCGGGCAGAAGTAACATCGATAACCGTAGAAGAACCTGCACGCAACGCAAGCAGAACTAATGCATTGCGCCAAAGATATTGTACACGAGACCTTGACGTGCTTAGTTAGCCATTATCATTTGGGCTTTTCCGACCGAATGTATTTTCACTGCTCGTTCATGATCGCGCCAATCGTGGCGAGCACTTTGTTATTCTAACAATTTCATATTAGCCTTTaacctaaatgttgtcttaagtaaataatctcttaattataaaatataatttgttttcatcttaatatataggaataggtcaaatttcgagtagtgaggtttcaggtaaataatatattcatactatcatcttagaagcagcccaaaatgtcttcttttgagcctgcgaattgggatagcccctgtaatctccgggcgagacgattacggtgggcagttagtcgatcgttgtatctgcttgagaagaacgagatttggtcttcaacaaggctcaggtttaaatcattgtgaagcgtttggccgctaacgaaccagtcacagccagtgatttgtcttaatgttttgttctggacggtttggaatcgttttcggtgggacgcagccgccactccccaaatttggatgccgtatctccaagtaggtgcgataatttgctgataaatctgacgcttgcatcttaaaggtagtttgcttttcttatttagcaTCCAGAACGATATGTGCAGCACTTTGTTATTCTAACAATTTCATATATGTGCGGCAATAAAAGTGCAAACGAGATTTCTTTCGGCTAATTGAAGCTAATGAAACAATTCAATAAAACAGGTTGCCCTGGGCGTTGACAAAGCCCAGCTCTGGCGTAAACTGGCAACGATTATTTAGCATACCCCAGCAGGGTCAGTGAAAGCTTTTTGTTATGCGCATTGTTATTCGACTGATCATCCCCAGAAATGTGTGTTATCACAACATACCGATTTGTGTGCAAACTGTTGAGTGGCTGCTTAATTGATAAGGCTTGACTAAGCATATTTCCAAGCGGCTATTAGTCACACTCTCGCTTTGCGATAGGTCAGTCCAGAAAACAGTCATATTTGCTGTATTTCGTTCAAGACTCGGCAAAataacattacattttaagttattttagTTTGCAACTACTGCTATGGCGTGAGTTAAACTGTTTTCCCCATTTCAGGCCTGATTGTGGGAGCAATTATACGGTATGCCGGCACCTCCGCCACTTTGGTTCACATGCAGGTGGAGCCTCAAGGAGTTCCAACGTACAGCGATAAATTGCCGCCTGATACACTTTGGTTTAGGGTAAGCCAATACTGACCaagaataatatatataaataacaattttggtttttattcCAGTACCCTGTTAACCAAACAAATAGCACAAAGCTACCCGAGGGAATTAAGACATATGCCTACGTGTTTCGCGGACAGGTACACGATGTGGATGAAAATGAAATCGATCTTAAGGCTACGTTCGATCCGGAGGTCTTTTTCAATATCATCCTGCCCCCAATTATCTTTTATGCTGGCTATAGTTTGAAAAAGGTAAGTTCACTGAGGTGCATATTGAATTAAACATAATTTACTGAGTtcgttttttgcttttgcagaAATACTTCTTTCGCAATCTGGGTGCCATACTTACGTTTGCCATTGTGGGCACGACATTGTCGGCCTTCCTGATCGGAGGCTTCATGTACGGCTGTGTGAAACTGATGCCAAATTACTTGAGTAGCAGTTTCTCATTCCTGGACACCTTATACTTTGGAGCCCTGATATCGCCCACAGATCCGCTCACCATTTTAGCCATATTTAACGATCTTCGGGTCGACGTAAACCTATATGCGCTAGTCTTGGGCGAATCTGTGCTCAACGATGCCGTGGCCATTGTCCTCAGTGGGTAagtttgcttttcattttttcgcTGGGCATTTGTAAgacataatttattttgcagaGCCATTCAAAATTATGGTGAACACTATTCCGATACTGGGGAATTTGAAACTACAGCTTTTCTACGCTCGTTAAGCGACTTCTTCTCTATCTTCTTACTATCCCTAATGATTGGCGCGGCCATGGGATGCTTGACAGCATTGATATCCTTTTCAAAAAGACTAACGATTAAGTATATTCTAAGGTGTACACATGTAATTAGAAGAACTGTGCTAATGACTTCCTTAACTCCCACCACACATGACCAAATTTACTCGGGTTCGAGACTTTCCTTTACTAGAGTCCGCGCTCTTCGTGCTCATGAGCTACAGCACCTTCCTGCTGGCTGAGGCAACAGAACTTACAGGAGTGGTGGCCGTGCTGTTCTGTGGCATCTGCCAGGCTCACTACACGTACAATAACTTATCGGAGGATTCCCGCCAAAGGACAAAACAGATCTTCGAGCTCCTAAACTTTCTGGCAGAGAACTTTATCTTTTCCTATATTGGCGTATCAATGTTCACCTTTCCCAAGCATCATTTTGACGCTGGGTTTATTATTACAGCTTTTGTAAGTTCATTTCCATATGGAAACACTTTAAAAGGCGTGCCCAAACAACTAGACTATTTTTTCCACAGATTTGCGCTGCCATAGGAAGGGCCGTGAATGTGTATCCCTTGTCGTGGCTGCTGAACATAAGGCGCAAGCCGAAGATTTCATCAAACTTTCAGCATATGCTGTTCTTTGCTGGCAAGTCAATACAATACAACgtggcaaatattttccttaacgaacatatatattttgcagGACTTCGTGGCGCCATGTCCTTTGCCTTGGCCATCCGAAATACAGTGTCGGATGCACGACAGACAATGCTGACTGCCACATCGCTGATTGTCATCTTTACGGTTGTAATTCAGGGTGGGGCTGCCAATTTCCTGCTAAATTGGTTGAAAATACCGTGAGTGCATGGCGTACATTTAAATGCTTCCCCTTTATTGTCACAAAATCTTTCTCGATTGCAGTGTTGGCGTGGACGATGAGACTGAACAACTAAATAACTATCAAGTACACAGTGTGAGTATACAAAATATAGCTTTCATACGTGCCGTAGACCGAATTTTGCGGGGAGATTAGTAGattgttaaatataaaattcttACAAGCATGGTGGCTGCAAACAAACACATTGCTCAATATCAAATTACTCTTGTCCATTcttttaaaagaatattttttaactcacgattttgtttatttatacatttctgCGCACTTTAATACATTAAACCATTTGCTAAAAAAGGTTTACAATTCAATGGACAATTCACATCCGCAGACGGTAGGTTTTGCCAATGATCATTCAATGCATTTCCGtggtttttaaatttagttttgaTTCTATAGTTTTTCCTCGAGTCTTTCGCAGGCTCTTTGTTATctttacatatttaatttcctcgtgcatttttcatttgattACCCCTGTCAAAAGTAGAGCTAATATCATTTAATGGAACTCTGTGTTAGTCTGATGGTTATTTGCAGGATGTGGAGGGCGGTGGGGTAGGTCGCGGAAAGGTGCGCTTGTCCGGTGGAACAGATTCAAACTTGGACACGCCAGTGGACGGTCCGAATGGCAGTTTGGGCGGAGCAAGCAGCGGTCGTCGTCGCAACAGTCACGAGAAGGCCATTCTGGCAAGGATCTGGGGAAACTTCGATACCAAGTGCGTAGAAACCAGCCATGGTTATTTGCATTCCACTCACGGATTTTGCTATCTATTCGAAGGTACATGAAGCCCTTGCTGACGCACTCGCGACCCACTTTGCTGGAGACGCTGCCCGTTTGCTGCAACCCCATTGCTAGGCTGCTTACCACCACGCAGCAGCTTACGCAGGTGAGTTGTGCAGTTCAGTTAGCAGAGGACAGAATCCTCATCGACTGGGATTAATTACAGGATGGTAGCGAGTTCAGGCGCGtggactcggactcggataTTTGCATAGACAATGATACCGGGAACGGTCTTAGCCAGGATGCAACCGGAGCGGTTCCGGGTTcgggtgtgggcgtgggcgtggggcGGCGGAACTCCCTGAGTCGCGTAAGTATCAAGTACACCGCCGATAATCACCATCTACTTGCTAGTTACCGAAATATTGAATAACCGAATGAGCGAAGCACCCCAGACACCAAAGACTAATCTAAGCGTAGCAAGCTGGCCACTAACAAAGTAACGAAAAACCTCAGATAAACCAAAATCCGAATGAATCTACACCATAGAGACTTCGGCAAAGTAGACATACAGACATATTGTTATATGAATTGGCCGTGAAAATGTGATTTTTGTTTAGCGTTATTTTGcttttgtataattttaatgttaaattTGTGGTGTAAGCGGAAGAAGATACAGTAATTTACACCTCTCAATATGGTTGACTAATTGTTTAAGTTTGTGCGACGGCAAGCGATTTCCAGTATATTTAACACCtatgtaatattattttgaCTGTTAACTACTACTAAATGCATGCTTACCAAATATAACCAAAATGTAACTACTCTCTCGGCGATGatctaatttatttattgatttatgcggcatctttctttctttctgtCTTTCCTTCGACCAATCAATCAATCGATCATCTAACAAACTCATGCGGACTCTATCAATTTAACTTTGGTTGCTctaacaacaataacaacaactcCAACAACTAATTACAAACTGCATTCAtccaaaaaaacaataaactatCTATGTCAACCGGTCTCGTTTTAATGCTAAACATTGGTAATGCCCATACAAAAGTCTGTTCAATTGAACGAAGCCCATCACCTAGCAAATGAAATCAGCCTGGTTACTAATAATTTCATGTAATCGAAAGATCGGGCCATCTATCtttgtatttgatttatttgttatttatatatgcatttttttgttcaattCTGTCTACTTTTCCTTGGTAAACCCACTGTTGAAACGAAGCACAGACGGAGACCCAGACATGATTAACTTAGAAACGAGTCAGTGAAATTGATATCCGATTAATAACCAAAGCTTCTTAGAGCACAGCAGTCAGGAATGTTCGTTTATATTGTTCACTTttaatttctgtatttttcctCATAATCTAATTTCTTAGATTCTAACACGCGACTAACCATGTAAGTACAAATTCAATTGCAGTTGATTTCCTCATTTTCATAACGCCTATTGTACATAAAAGCGCAACTCAAGTCAAAAATAACAATTACTTCACTTTAATTTATAAGTCCcagtgttttcattttttgttaatcattttgtttgcttttagGTTGGAGGCGATCATCGAAATGCTTACATATAAGTTCAATTAGTGtttacttttcttttgttatttattgAATTGGTCTCATTTGAAAtcgaaaatgtgaaaaatgtacaaattagAATATTACTTTTCAGTTTCTCCTTGTTTATGATATGTGATTCGGAACTCTAGTAATCTagtaataaacataaatttaatatcAAGCTTATCGACTAATTTAAAAGTTGTTGTGCAACTATTTAAGATCAGTAAGGGCACTAAAGTTATCaaaattattgttttcttCGAGCTGACGTACACCATACCATACCGTATAACACTATAAATTACATGCATATATAGCCTCTTTGATTCTATTATTTTTACAACTTCGTTTTTTctaaatacaatataaatatatatacacacaagCCAAATTAAATGGCCTAGCAAAAGTTTATACGAATACTTATAGACATATTTCCCTTTTCTTGTTTATCCGACATCGAAAAATGTGCTAACATGTATATTGTAATCGCCTGAAAACCACAAACCATATTATATTCAGATGGAGATTCTGGAGCATGTCCAAAGTCCGGTATCGACGAGAATCCGGCTCTTAGGATTTTAcggaaaaaaattataaggCGTCAGGCAAACATATTACTATTAAATTTTTGATGTATTTTACACAACATAAACTTATAGCTTTTTCGTTCTAAGCAAGTTAGTGTAAATATATCGTTTTGAAAACGGACTAATTGTattcggttttatttttaagtttaaagCAGATATATTTGCAAATCTATTAGATTTTCCGATATTACCTAGAACCCCGTTTCTTACTATATACGCTGTATTTAAAACAAAGCGAAGCTCTctgaaaatattaattgttGTGCTGTTAATTTTTAagtcaaaaacaaaataaataaaaaaaatgaataattcaaatgtttttttaatagaaaatagaaggggtgtttttttttttggttgtaaGGTACAGAAAACCTAATAGATTTACATCTCAACAAACTCAAGTACTTTcatattcaaaaataaaacttccgatgatttttaaaaatattgcgCCTCAGTGTGACCAAAGCTCACTCCAAGCGTTTTATGTCCCCGCTTAGCTGGGCACACTGCAACGGCGCGCTTCCCAATcgaattgtttatttttggaa
Proteins encoded:
- the LOC120444115 gene encoding sodium/hydrogen exchanger 6 isoform X7; the protein is MSHGDVDPELEMTSPHWMHREAESCPRMHTIWRLERWRSSMLLLVGLALCVLRAPGCSATDTDIALDAKATLNHRIQSLDLLVFVFLLALTVLTIWLFKHHRVSWLHETGLAVIYGLIVGAIIRYAGTSATLVHMQVEPQGVPTYSDKLPPDTLWFRYPVNQTNSTKLPEGIKTYAYVFRGQVHDVDENEIDLKATFDPEVFFNIILPPIIFYAGYSLKKKYFFRNLGAILTFAIVGTTLSAFLIGGFMYGCVKLMPNYLSSSFSFLDTLYFGALISPTDPLTILAIFNDLRVDVNLYALVLGESVLNDAVAIVLSGAIQNYGEHYSDTGEFETTAFLRSLSDFFSIFLLSLMIGAAMGCLTALMTKFTRVRDFPLLESALFVLMSYSTFLLAEATELTGVVAVLFCGICQAHYTYNNLSEDSRQRTKQIFELLNFLAENFIFSYIGVSMFTFPKHHFDAGFIITAFICAAIGRAVNVYPLSWLLNIRRKPKISSNFQHMLFFAGLRGAMSFALAIRNTVSDARQTMLTATSLIVIFTVVIQGGAANFLLNWLKIPVGVDDETEQLNNYQVHSSDGYLQDVEGGGVGRGKVRLSGGTDSNLDTPVDGPNGSLGGASSGRRRNSHEKAILARIWGNFDTKYMKPLLTHSRPTLLETLPVCCNPIARLLTTTQQLTQDGSEFRRVDSDSDICIDNDTGNGLSQDATGAVPGSGVGVGVGRRNSLSRVGGDHRNAYI
- the LOC120444115 gene encoding sodium/hydrogen exchanger 6 isoform X8, with product MSHGDVDPELEMTSPHWMHREAESCPRMHTIWRLERWRSSMLLLVGLALCVLRAPGCSATDTDIALDAKATLNHRIQSLDLLVFVFLLALTVLTIWLFKHHRVSWLHETGLAVIYGLIVGAIIRYAGTSATLVHMQVEPQGVPTYSDKLPPDTLWFRYPVNQTNSTKLPEGIKTYAYVFRGQVHDVDENEIDLKATFDPEVFFNIILPPIIFYAGYSLKKKYFFRNLGAILTFAIVGTTLSAFLIGGFMYGCVKLMPNYLSSSFSFLDTLYFGALISPTDPLTILAIFNDLRVDVNLYALVLGESVLNDAVAIVLSGAIQNYGEHYSDTGEFETTAFLRSLSDFFSIFLLSLMIGAAMGCLTALMTKFTRVRDFPLLESALFVLMSYSTFLLAEATELTGVVAVLFCGICQAHYTYNNLSEDSRQRTKQIFELLNFLAENFIFSYIGVSMFTFPKHHFDAGFIITAFICAAIGRAVNVYPLSWLLNIRRKPKISSNFQHMLFFAGLRGAMSFALAIRNTVSDARQTMLTATSLIVIFTVVIQGGAANFLLNWLKIPVGVDDETEQLNNYQVHSDVEGGGVGRGKVRLSGGTDSNLDTPVDGPNGSLGGASSGRRRNSHEKAILARIWGNFDTKYMKPLLTHSRPTLLETLPVCCNPIARLLTTTQQLTQDGSEFRRVDSDSDICIDNDTGNGLSQDATGAVPGSGVGVGVGRRNSLSRVGGDHRNAYI
- the LOC120444115 gene encoding sodium/hydrogen exchanger 7 isoform X4, producing MSHGDVDPELEMTSPHWMHREAESCPRMHTIWRLERWRSSMLLLVGLALCVLRAPGCSATDTDIALDAKATLNHRIQSLDLLVFVFLLALTVLTIWLFKHHRVSWLHETGLAVIYGLIVGAIIRYAGTSATLVHMQVEPQGVPTYSDKLPPDTLWFRYPVNQTNSTKLPEGIKTYAYVFRGQVHDVDENEIDLKATFDPEVFFNIILPPIIFYAGYSLKKKYFFRNLGAILTFAIVGTTLSAFLIGGFMYGCVKLMPNYLSSSFSFLDTLYFGALISPTDPLTILAIFNDLRVDVNLYALVLGESVLNDAVAIVLSGAIQNYGEHYSDTGEFETTAFLRSLSDFFSIFLLSLMIGAAMGCLTALMTKFTRVRDFPLLESALFVLMSYSTFLLAEATELTGVVAVLFCGICQAHYTYNNLSEDSRQRTKQIFELLNFLAENFIFSYIGVSMFTFPKHHFDAGFIITAFICAAIGRAVNVYPLSWLLNIRRKPKISSNFQHMLFFAGLRGAMSFALAIRNTVSDARQTMLTATSLIVIFTVVIQGGAANFLLNWLKIPVGVDDETEQLNNYQVHSVYNSMDNSHPQTSDGYLQDVEGGGVGRGKVRLSGGTDSNLDTPVDGPNGSLGGASSGRRRNSHEKAILARIWGNFDTKYMKPLLTHSRPTLLETLPVCCNPIARLLTTTQQLTQDGSEFRRVDSDSDICIDNDTGNGLSQDATGAVPGSGVGVGVGRRNSLSRVGGDHRNAYI